In Oenanthe melanoleuca isolate GR-GAL-2019-014 chromosome 10, OMel1.0, whole genome shotgun sequence, a single window of DNA contains:
- the C10H15orf40 gene encoding UPF0235 protein C15orf40 homolog has translation MPNLAGFLRVRAAPVRSGRAMPGKGKAAAKGPAEPGAAAGPVVAAGGGAVRVAVRAKPGARCSAVTDVTAEAVGVAIAAPPSEGEANAELCRYLSKVLEVKKSDVTLEKGGKSRDKVVKILISATPDEILEKLKKEASS, from the exons ATGCCGAACCTCGCCGGGTTCCTGCGAGTGCGGGCGGCGCCGGTGCGGAGCGGCAGGGCCATGCCCGGGAAG GGAAAAGCAGCCGCCAAGGGCCCCGCGGAGCCGGGCGCCGCCGCGGGACCCGTGgtggcggcgggcggcggcgccgtGAGGGTGGCGGTGCGCGCCAAGCCCGGCGCCCGCTGCAGCGCCGTCACAG ATGTGACAGCTGAGGCAGTAGGTGTGGCTATTGCTGCACCTCCTTCGGAAGGGGAGGCAAATGCAGAGCTGTGTCGCTACCTCTCTAAGGTGCTCGAAGTGAAGAAGAGTGATGTTACTTTAGAGAAG GGGGGTAAATCACGTGACAAAGTGGTGAAGATTTTGATATCAGCGACACCAGATGAGATtttagaaaaactgaaaaaagaagcTTCCAGCTGA
- the BTBD1 gene encoding BTB/POZ domain-containing protein 1, with translation MAAAGGGPGAPAETPPASAAGVAAAEAGAVLQREPLYNWQATKGSLRERFAFLFSNELLSDVHFVVGKGSARGGGGGGGGGAAPPGPGQQRIPAHRFVLAAGSAVFDAMFNGGMATTSAEIELPDVEPAAFLALLRFLYSDEVQIGPETVMTTLYTAKKYAVPALEAHCVDFLTKHLRADNAFMLLTQARLFDEPQLASLCLDTIDKSTMDAISAEGFTDIDIDTLCAVLERDTLSIRESRLFGAVVRWAEAECQRQQLPVTFGNKQKVLGRALSLIRFPLMTIEEFAAGPAQSGILSDREVVNLFLHFTVNPKPKVDYIDRPRCCLRGKECSINRFQQVESRWGYSGTSDRIRFTVNRRISIVGFGLYGSIHGPTDYQVNIQIIDYEKNQTLGQNDTGFSCDGTASTFRVMFKEPIEILPTVCYTACATLKGPDSHYGTKGLKKVIHESPTASKTCFVFYSSPGNNNGTSIEDGQIPEIIFYT, from the exons ATGGCGGCCgcggggggcggcccggggGCGCCCGCGGAGACGCCGCCCGCCAGCGCTGCGGGAGTCGCCGCCGCCGAGGCCGGCGCGGTGCTGCAGCGGGAGCCGCTGTACAACTGGCAGGCCACCAAGGGCTCGCTGCGGGAGCGCTTCGCCTTCCTGTTCTCCAACGAGCTGCTCAGCGACGTGCACTTCGTGGTGGGCAAGGGCAGcgcccgcggcggcggcggcggcggcggcggcggggcggcgccCCCCGGGCCCGGCCAGCAGCGCATCCCCGCCCACCGGTTCGTGCTGGCGGCCGGCAGCGCCGTGTTCGACGCGATGTTCAACGGCGGCATGGCCACCACCTCGGCCGAGATCGAGCTGCCCGACGTGGAGCCCGCCGCCTTCCTGGCGCTCCTCAG GTTTCTTTATTCAGATGAAGTCCAAATTGGTCCAGAAACAGTCATGACTACTTTATACACTGCTAAAAAGTAtgcagtccctgccctggaaGCACATTGTGTGGATTTCCTAACAAAGCATCTCCGAGCAGATAATGCCTTTATGCTGCTTACTCAA GCTCGTTTGTTTGATGAACCTCAGCTTGCTAGTCTTTGTCTCGACACAATAGACAAAAGCACTATGGATGCCATAAGTGCAGAAGGGTTTACAGATATCGACATAG ACACATTATGTGCAGTTCTAGAAAGGGACACTCTCAGTATTCGAGAAAGTAGGCTCTTTGGAGCTGTTGTTCGCTGGGCAGAAGCAGAATGTCAAAGACAACAACTGCCTGTGACATTTGGGAACAAACAAAAAGTCCTTGGAAGAGCTCTTTCCTTAATCCGTTTTCCATTAATGACAATTGAAGAGTTTGCAGCTG gCCCTGCTCAATCTGGAATCTTGTCGGATCGGGAAGTAGTAAATCTCTTTCTGCACTTTACTGTCAATCCTAAACCTAAAGTAGATTATATTGACCGACCAAGGTGTTGCCTGAGAGGAAAAGAATGCAGCATCAACAGGTTCCAGCAGGTGGAGAGTCGCTGGGGCTACAGTGGAACAAGCGACCGGATTAG GTTCACAGTTAACAGAAGAATTTCCATAGTGGGATTTGGATTATATGGATCTATTCATGGACCCACAGACTATCAAGTTAATATACAG ATAATTGATTATGAGAAGAACCAGACGCTGGGACAGAACGACACTGGATTTAGCTGTGATGGAACAGCCAGTACCTTCAGAGTCATGTTCAAAGAGCCCATAGAGATTCTGCCCACGGTTTGCTACACAGCTTGTGCAACCTTGAAA GGTCCTGATTCCCACTATGGAACAAAAGGTTTGAAGAAAGTGATCCACGAATCTCCTACTGCTAGCAAAACATGCTTTGTCTTTTATAGTTCACCAGGTAACAACAATGGTACATCAATAGAAGATGGACAGATaccagaaataatattttatacttAA